The Starkeya sp. ORNL1 DNA window GAGCGTCTGGTCAAAGCCGAGATCGAGCGGGTCTCGCGCGGCGGCCGGTAAGGGCGCGGCAGCGCGATAAGGGTCATGCTTCAAGATACGGTTCCGCTATGAGCGGGCGCGCATCTGCGCCTGCGCGCGGCGAATGACGCCTTCATATGTCTTGTCCGGATACCAGGGCATCTGGGCGATGCGGCTGAATGCCGGGATCGTCTCCATGTGCTGGACCATGCGCCGCCGCATGGCGGCGTCAGGCAACGGCCCGCGCAACGCACCGATGTTCTCGCGGGCGTGCGCCGGATTCGAGGTCGAAGGCAGCGCGCAATTCACCGCCGGGTTCGAGATCACCCATTTGAGGAAGAACTGGGCCCAGCTCTCGGCACCGATCTCGCGGGCGAAATCGGGCAGGGGGTGGCCCTCTACCGCCTTGTGCAGCCGGGCCTTCTCCAACGGCATGTTGACCAGTACCGCAACGCCGCGTTCCTGCGCCGCCGGCAGCACGCGATTCTCCGCCGCACGGTTGAAGATCGAATAATTCACCTGGATGAAATCGACGCCGCCGCGTTCGATCCAGCTCGTCAGCGGCACATGGTAGTCGTTCTCATGGTGGGTCACGCCGACATAGCGGATACGGCCCTCCTTCTTCCAGGCCCGCAGGATGGGCAGGACGGCATCGACATTGGTCAGGCTGTGGCAATGCATGACGTCGATGCGCTCACGCCAGAGCCGTCCCTGCGTTTGCTCCAGGCTGCGCGCGGCGTGGCTCTCGTCGGCGACGAATTCGCCGGTCGACCAGATCTTGTCGGAGAGGAAGACCTGATCGGTGATGCCGAGCTCCGCCGCCGACACACCGACCGTGTATTCGGCGGTGCCGTAGAGCGGCGAGGTGTCGATCACGCGGGCGCCGCCATCCCAATACGTCTTCACCACCTCCCGCAAATGGTCGCGCGGCCGGCCGGGCAGGAGGTCAAAGGTCAGGAAGGTGCCGAGGCCGATGAGCGGGAGTTCGCCGCCGCGCGGCAAGGGGCGGACATTCGGCGCGCCGGCCGGCGTGCCCGTCGCGGCCTGCTGGGCCAGCGCGCCGCCCGGCGCCGCGGCGACCGCCGCCAGCCCGGCGCCCAGTCCCGCCATCAGGTCTCGCCGGTTCATGCCCGGCTCGATTTGCTTCTGCCCGTCGCTCATATCCGCTCCCTCGCCATGCGATCCGCTGCCGGTAGGGCAGCCGCTCGGTGCGGGACGCTATAGAGCGCGAACGTCGCGGGGTTGTCCCCGCCGGCAGGCCGTTTGTCGTGATCCGTCGAAAGGCGCGGTCGGTGAGACGATCTGATACAGATCCCGCCACCGGCGATGCCGAGCCACGCGCTCGCCGGATGTCATCATTGACTCCCAACGCCGCCTCCGCTTTCTCTCGCGCTCCTTATCAAGCCGAGTGCCCGGAGCCGTCATGCTCGACAACAGGTTCGATCCCGCCGCCGTCGAAGGCCGCATCTATCAGGCGTGGGAGAACGCCGGCGCCTTCAAGGCCGGGCGGCCGGAGCGGGCAGGGGCCGATCCCTATTGCATCGTCATCCCCCCGCCGAACGTCACCGGCTCGCTCCATATGGGGCACGCGCTCAACAACACGCTGCAGGACATCCTCTGCCGCTTCCAGCGCATGCGCGGGCGCGACGTGCTGTGGCAGGTCGGCACCGACCATGCCGGCATCGCGACCCA harbors:
- a CDS encoding aldo/keto reductase — encoded protein: MSDGQKQIEPGMNRRDLMAGLGAGLAAVAAAPGGALAQQAATGTPAGAPNVRPLPRGGELPLIGLGTFLTFDLLPGRPRDHLREVVKTYWDGGARVIDTSPLYGTAEYTVGVSAAELGITDQVFLSDKIWSTGEFVADESHAARSLEQTQGRLWRERIDVMHCHSLTNVDAVLPILRAWKKEGRIRYVGVTHHENDYHVPLTSWIERGGVDFIQVNYSIFNRAAENRVLPAAQERGVAVLVNMPLEKARLHKAVEGHPLPDFAREIGAESWAQFFLKWVISNPAVNCALPSTSNPAHARENIGALRGPLPDAAMRRRMVQHMETIPAFSRIAQMPWYPDKTYEGVIRRAQAQMRARS